The following coding sequences are from one Malaciobacter pacificus window:
- a CDS encoding SEL1-like repeat protein: MNQNNLFKISIRIFLVLILFPTFTFAYYHSVINPKKLNVSYGFEKGNYKIHLKETNYLSFKSATGFSFYLPSYVTDFRIEFLRSSSKGLIYGALGRSRNVDFTNVIKPSLDNLDYFQTNPKDNKKQLNHLNNGQKIYYDARTSLVFEANNLSSNRYLNRSYFFTFDKTKDAKALKNLAYSYYLILDKSKVDSYVKRNFQILDYEKKEFQLLHTYLNNLLNKRNIKKESIKKEKKVAVIKTKPKKVVPAKKQIYLNRTKIVFMKEFEYKKFQFKINNDTSKIEIKKQLDELYKKITHLKNAHEKRVLNINYEKDFRVLNAIESLKEELILVSRLLEDFNFVDSRIDYTLNYDLYKKIYESIGVHKSNIDSLLSFLPKEKLVTYNQSDLNLIDYNFTKNSLENIIKLVETTKEENSDFSMNCYNNLEKFNEKCMNYKGYYDNFIQSNINNLKIPKKEFLLKYSDSKILNNIAVYYYKNLDLELSEFYLLEALKKAKTESVKELINFNMGILNLFINSDKSKILAVKYFEKTKLKEAYYNLGISYYNGFGVRENDKKAFNYFKKASDMNLNIAKENYEKMLKMGFK, encoded by the coding sequence TTGAATCAAAATAATTTATTTAAAATAAGTATAAGAATATTTCTTGTACTTATTTTATTTCCTACTTTTACTTTTGCTTATTATCATAGTGTTATAAACCCAAAAAAACTAAATGTATCTTATGGCTTTGAAAAGGGAAACTATAAGATTCATTTAAAAGAAACTAATTATCTATCATTTAAAAGTGCTACGGGATTTTCCTTTTATCTTCCAAGTTATGTTACAGATTTTAGAATAGAGTTTTTAAGAAGTAGTTCTAAAGGATTAATTTATGGGGCATTGGGAAGAAGTAGAAATGTTGATTTCACAAATGTAATAAAACCATCACTTGATAATTTAGATTATTTTCAAACTAATCCAAAAGATAATAAAAAACAGTTAAACCATCTAAATAATGGTCAAAAAATCTACTATGATGCTAGGACATCTTTAGTTTTTGAAGCTAATAATTTAAGTTCAAATAGATACTTAAATCGAAGCTATTTTTTTACTTTTGATAAAACAAAAGATGCTAAGGCTTTAAAAAATCTTGCATATTCATACTATTTAATTTTAGATAAATCAAAAGTTGATAGTTATGTAAAAAGAAATTTTCAAATACTAGATTATGAAAAAAAAGAGTTTCAATTACTTCACACATATTTAAACAATCTATTAAATAAGAGAAATATTAAGAAAGAAAGTATTAAAAAAGAGAAAAAAGTTGCTGTTATAAAAACAAAACCTAAAAAGGTAGTTCCTGCTAAAAAACAAATATATTTAAATCGAACAAAAATTGTTTTTATGAAAGAGTTTGAATATAAAAAATTTCAGTTTAAAATAAATAATGACACATCAAAAATAGAAATTAAAAAACAGCTAGATGAACTTTATAAAAAAATTACTCACCTTAAAAATGCCCATGAAAAAAGAGTTTTAAATATCAATTATGAAAAAGACTTTAGAGTTTTAAATGCGATTGAGAGTCTAAAAGAGGAGTTGATTTTAGTATCAAGATTATTAGAAGATTTTAATTTTGTTGATTCAAGAATTGATTATACTTTAAATTATGATTTATATAAAAAAATCTATGAATCAATAGGTGTTCATAAATCTAATATAGACTCTTTATTAAGCTTTTTACCCAAAGAAAAACTAGTTACTTATAACCAAAGTGATTTAAATCTTATTGACTATAATTTCACAAAAAATAGTTTGGAAAATATAATAAAACTTGTTGAAACTACTAAAGAAGAAAATAGTGATTTTTCTATGAATTGTTATAATAATTTAGAAAAATTTAATGAAAAATGTATGAATTATAAAGGCTATTATGATAACTTTATTCAAAGTAATATAAATAATCTTAAAATACCTAAAAAAGAGTTTTTATTAAAATATTCTGATTCTAAAATATTAAATAATATTGCAGTTTACTATTATAAAAATTTAGATTTAGAATTGTCTGAGTTTTATTTATTAGAAGCTTTAAAAAAAGCAAAAACTGAATCTGTAAAAGAGCTGATAAATTTTAATATGGGTATCTTAAATTTATTTATAAATAGTGATAAATCAAAAATATTAGCTGTTAAATATTTTGAAAAAACAAAATTAAAAGAGGCTTACTATAATTTAGGGATTAGTTATTATAATGGTTTTGGAGTAAGAGAAAATGATAAAAAAGCATTTAATTACTTTAAAAAAGCAAGTGATATGAATTTAAATATTGCAAAAGAAAACTATGAAAAAATGCTAAAAATGGGTTTTAAATAG
- a CDS encoding ABC transporter substrate-binding protein, whose amino-acid sequence MWLDQFEFAGFYVAKEKGFYKDFNLEVELKKFTSDTIVTNEVLNGNADFGTNSTSLLIEKANGKDIVILGSIFQSSPLVLIALENANINYIQDFKNKKLMITKEQERFATLQSMLTSKGVGLDDINILPHSFDVNDLINKKTDLMLAYTTNEPFLLKEKGYKTKIFNPKDYGFDFYEELIFTRSELVNKDPKLVSDFYQATIKGWEYAFNNINEVAKLIYEKYNPQNKSLESLIFEANEMKKLVYDEKGRIGTITPERINLIINTYKVMGLLDKDIKFNELVYSNHLNNLNLTNSELIYLKQKKKIKLCIDPMWMPFESFKKGKHIGITADYFKLLEKKLAIPIEPIVTKSWSESLKLGQNRECDAFSLVMSTPKREKYLDFTKPYLHIPLVIATDINQPFIDKLEQVKDKRLAIVKGYAYGEILKIKYPTINFIEVENITEGLEKVLNGNAFGFIGTIATVGFHIQKDYIGQLKITAKLNDTWNLGIGTRNDEPLLNSIFSKAIDSINDNELQKILNKWISVNFNKEFDYRILYILIIFSFLSFLFYRQYLLKRLNNELNKKVALEIQKNEEKNKILIKQSRMASMGEMLENIAHQWRQPLSVISVAASGLELKKELNTLSDEEFKEAILHIKNSTQYLSDTIDDFRTYFNENKEKKSINIHNMINKCIDLLGSKIINYNIVFIKNIDKNLEIISLENELIQSIMNILINAKDALLLKEKDKYILINVFKDKDNLVIEIIDSANGIKKEILDKIFEPYFTTKHQYKGTGIGLYMTKQLIENHLKGSIEATNESFTFENKQLYGAKFTLEIPI is encoded by the coding sequence ATGTGGCTTGACCAATTTGAATTTGCAGGATTTTATGTTGCAAAGGAAAAAGGTTTCTATAAAGATTTTAATCTAGAAGTAGAACTAAAAAAATTCACTTCAGATACAATAGTAACTAATGAGGTACTAAATGGCAATGCTGATTTTGGTACAAACTCAACTTCATTACTTATAGAAAAAGCTAATGGGAAAGATATTGTAATCCTTGGCTCAATTTTTCAATCTTCTCCTTTGGTTTTAATAGCTCTTGAAAACGCAAATATAAATTACATTCAAGATTTTAAAAATAAAAAATTAATGATTACAAAAGAGCAGGAACGATTTGCTACTTTACAATCTATGCTCACAAGCAAAGGTGTTGGGTTAGATGATATAAATATACTTCCTCATAGCTTTGATGTAAATGATTTAATCAATAAAAAAACTGATTTGATGTTAGCTTATACTACAAATGAACCTTTTTTATTAAAAGAAAAAGGCTATAAAACAAAAATCTTTAATCCTAAAGATTATGGGTTTGACTTCTATGAAGAATTAATTTTCACAAGAAGTGAGCTTGTTAATAAAGATCCTAAATTAGTTTCTGATTTTTATCAAGCAACTATTAAAGGCTGGGAATATGCATTTAATAATATAAATGAAGTTGCAAAATTAATTTATGAAAAATATAATCCACAAAATAAAAGTTTAGAAAGCTTAATTTTTGAAGCTAATGAAATGAAAAAATTAGTTTATGATGAAAAAGGAAGAATAGGAACAATTACTCCTGAAAGGATTAATTTAATTATTAATACTTATAAAGTTATGGGTTTACTAGATAAAGATATAAAATTTAATGAACTAGTATATTCTAATCATTTAAATAATTTAAATCTAACAAACTCTGAATTAATATATTTAAAACAAAAAAAGAAAATCAAACTTTGTATTGATCCAATGTGGATGCCTTTTGAAAGTTTTAAAAAAGGTAAACATATTGGAATCACTGCTGATTATTTTAAACTTTTAGAAAAAAAGCTTGCTATTCCAATTGAACCTATCGTTACTAAAAGCTGGAGTGAAAGTCTAAAACTTGGTCAAAATAGAGAGTGTGATGCTTTTTCATTAGTTATGTCTACGCCTAAAAGAGAGAAATACCTTGATTTTACAAAACCTTATTTGCACATACCCTTAGTTATAGCAACAGATATTAATCAACCCTTTATTGATAAATTAGAGCAAGTAAAAGATAAAAGACTAGCTATAGTAAAAGGTTATGCATATGGAGAAATCCTTAAAATAAAATATCCAACTATTAATTTTATTGAAGTTGAAAATATTACTGAAGGCTTAGAAAAAGTTTTAAACGGTAATGCATTTGGATTTATTGGGACAATAGCAACAGTTGGTTTTCATATACAAAAAGATTATATAGGGCAACTTAAAATTACAGCAAAACTAAATGATACTTGGAATTTAGGAATTGGAACAAGAAATGATGAACCATTGTTAAATTCAATTTTTTCTAAAGCTATAGACTCAATAAATGATAATGAATTACAGAAAATATTAAATAAATGGATCTCTGTAAACTTTAATAAAGAGTTTGATTATAGGATTTTATATATATTAATAATCTTTTCTTTTTTATCTTTTCTTTTTTATAGACAGTATTTATTAAAAAGATTAAATAATGAGCTAAACAAGAAAGTTGCATTAGAAATACAGAAAAATGAAGAAAAAAATAAAATACTAATTAAACAATCTAGAATGGCTTCTATGGGTGAAATGTTAGAAAATATTGCACATCAATGGAGACAACCTTTATCTGTAATATCAGTTGCAGCATCTGGACTAGAGTTAAAAAAAGAACTAAATACCCTAAGTGATGAAGAGTTTAAAGAGGCTATTTTACATATTAAAAACTCAACTCAATATTTAAGTGATACAATTGATGATTTTAGAACATATTTTAATGAAAATAAAGAAAAAAAATCAATTAATATACATAATATGATAAATAAATGTATTGATTTACTTGGATCTAAAATCATTAATTACAACATAGTTTTTATTAAAAACATAGATAAAAACTTGGAAATCATAAGTTTAGAAAATGAACTAATTCAATCTATAATGAACATACTTATAAATGCAAAAGATGCTTTACTCTTAAAAGAAAAAGATAAATATATATTAATAAATGTATTTAAAGACAAAGATAATTTAGTAATTGAGATTATAGATAGTGCTAATGGTATAAAAAAAGAGATTCTAGACAAAATCTTTGAACCATACTTTACAACAAAACATCAATATAAAGGTACTGGAATAGGTTTATATATGACTAAGCAGCTTATAGAAAACCATTTAAAAGGATCTATAGAAGCTACCAATGAGTCATTTACATTTGAAAACAAACAGTTATATGGAGCAAAATTCACACTTGAAATACCTATTTAA
- a CDS encoding BPTI/Kunitz domain-containing protein gives MIKLFLLTLIFIFALTGCSTSNKKLDSKCYSQPKTGKCKAMINKYYFDFNSGTCKTFIWGGCGGNIPFQTMKECKKSCE, from the coding sequence ATGATTAAACTTTTTTTACTTACTTTAATTTTTATATTTGCATTAACTGGATGTTCAACTAGCAATAAAAAACTTGATTCAAAGTGTTACTCTCAACCAAAAACAGGAAAATGTAAAGCTATGATTAATAAATATTATTTTGATTTTAATAGTGGAACTTGTAAAACTTTTATTTGGGGAGGATGTGGAGGTAATATCCCATTTCAAACCATGAAAGAGTGTAAAAAGAGTTGTGAATAA
- a CDS encoding tRNA (5-methylaminomethyl-2-thiouridine)(34)-methyltransferase MnmD, with amino-acid sequence MQDNINSIVATKDGSNTLFSQKYNQHYHNPDDGAIQESLTKHIIPTLDFHKGKKELNILDICFGIGYNTFTTLFYILQNNINIKVNIYSPELDGELVKSLETFKFPKEFEEIKHIIKSVATTNKYEDENIKIEINIGDARNYIKSFPNDFFNIIYQDAFSSDVNMELWTKEYFDDLYNISHENCVMSTYSIASPVRLSMNEAGYFIYEHRPAKRKITLAFKQRQDIIGKYIDMDLKKLRNTSIKAIYDKDFK; translated from the coding sequence ATGCAAGATAATATAAACAGTATAGTTGCCACAAAAGATGGTTCAAACACTCTATTTTCGCAAAAGTACAATCAACACTATCACAATCCAGATGATGGAGCAATTCAAGAATCACTTACAAAACATATTATTCCAACTTTAGATTTTCATAAAGGTAAAAAAGAATTAAATATCTTAGATATTTGTTTTGGTATAGGATACAATACTTTTACAACTTTATTTTATATTTTACAAAATAATATAAATATAAAAGTGAATATCTACTCTCCTGAACTTGATGGGGAACTTGTAAAATCACTTGAAACTTTTAAATTCCCAAAAGAGTTTGAAGAGATAAAGCATATTATAAAAAGTGTTGCAACAACAAATAAATATGAAGATGAAAATATTAAAATAGAAATAAATATTGGTGATGCAAGAAATTATATAAAATCATTTCCTAATGATTTTTTTAACATCATATATCAAGATGCCTTTTCAAGTGATGTAAATATGGAGTTATGGACAAAGGAATATTTTGATGATTTATATAATATCTCACATGAAAACTGTGTTATGAGTACATATTCTATCGCTTCACCTGTTAGACTTAGCATGAATGAAGCTGGCTATTTTATATATGAACATAGACCAGCAAAAAGAAAAATTACATTAGCTTTTAAACAAAGGCAAGATATCATTGGCAAATATATTGATATGGATTTAAAGAAACTTAGAAATACTTCTATAAAAGCTATTTATGATAAGGATTTTAAATGA
- the luxS gene encoding S-ribosylhomocysteine lyase, with the protein MPLLDSFRVDHTIMPAPAVRVAKTMKSPSGDIITVFDLRFCVPNEKMLGEKGIHTLEHLFAGFIRNHLNSDKVEIIDVSPMGCRTGFYMSLLGSPSEQEVGKAWRASMQDVLNVEKQEDIPELNIYQCGTCAMHSLEEAKEIAQDILDSDIGVMSNEELFLSEEKLKSLGN; encoded by the coding sequence ATGCCATTATTAGACAGTTTTAGAGTTGATCATACTATCATGCCTGCACCTGCAGTTAGAGTTGCAAAAACTATGAAATCACCATCAGGGGACATTATCACAGTTTTTGATTTAAGATTTTGTGTACCAAATGAAAAAATGTTAGGGGAAAAAGGTATTCACACTTTAGAACACCTTTTTGCTGGATTTATTAGAAATCATTTAAACTCTGACAAAGTTGAAATCATTGATGTTTCACCTATGGGGTGTAGAACTGGTTTTTATATGAGTTTACTTGGAAGTCCAAGTGAGCAAGAAGTAGGAAAAGCATGGAGAGCATCTATGCAAGATGTTTTAAATGTAGAAAAACAAGAAGATATCCCAGAATTAAATATCTATCAATGTGGAACATGTGCTATGCACTCACTTGAAGAAGCAAAAGAAATTGCACAAGATATTTTAGATTCAGATATTGGAGTTATGTCAAATGAAGAGTTATTTTTAAGTGAAGAAAAACTAAAATCACTAGGTAACTAA
- a CDS encoding winged helix-turn-helix domain-containing protein: MELSDLSVLYVMDKCSKDESLYTLLCNTVNKVTCTKTIEESKKEYIKQSPCLIIINSEFEDKNIIDFMNEVRSDDIKTAFIVISSNNNNSYLSELLELYITKYIIKPFDDKTILDALHKCMEIIERRLYSNFKLSDNIYFNFQTQSIIKGNESYVLNKKESLLFNLLIQNQGRIVSYEEIEYHIWNNEATEAALKSLIRDLRKKTFKSIIKNYSGIGYKLELKNIHQNFDTISN, encoded by the coding sequence ATGGAATTAAGTGATTTATCTGTACTTTATGTAATGGATAAATGTAGCAAAGATGAGTCTTTATATACTCTTCTTTGCAATACAGTAAATAAAGTTACATGTACTAAAACAATAGAAGAATCAAAAAAAGAGTATATAAAACAATCGCCTTGTTTAATTATAATAAACAGTGAATTTGAAGATAAAAATATTATTGATTTTATGAATGAAGTTAGAAGTGATGATATAAAAACAGCATTTATTGTAATTAGTTCTAACAATAATAACTCTTATCTAAGTGAACTTCTTGAGCTTTATATTACTAAATACATAATCAAACCATTTGATGATAAAACTATTTTAGATGCATTACATAAATGTATGGAAATTATTGAAAGACGCTTATATAGTAACTTCAAACTCTCAGATAATATATATTTTAATTTCCAAACACAAAGTATTATAAAAGGGAATGAATCTTATGTACTAAATAAAAAAGAGAGTTTATTATTCAATCTTTTAATACAAAACCAAGGTAGAATAGTAAGTTATGAAGAGATTGAATATCATATTTGGAATAATGAAGCAACTGAAGCTGCACTAAAATCACTTATTAGAGATTTAAGAAAAAAGACCTTCAAAAGTATTATAAAAAACTACTCAGGAATTGGTTATAAACTAGAATTAAAAAATATTCATCAAAATTTTGATACAATCAGCAATTAA